One Eubacterium sp. 1001713B170207_170306_E7 genomic window carries:
- a CDS encoding arsenic metallochaperone ArsD family protein: MAKIEIFEPELTCIDGVCQMGENADLARIDDMVASFADDGWDIVRHNLTMDPNAFVENRTIGTLLVEKGNGVLPVTLVNDKIVKMREYPSALEFVKWFAGEID; this comes from the coding sequence ATGGCTAAAATAGAAATTTTTGAACCCGAATTAACTTGTATTGACGGTGTTTGTCAAATGGGCGAAAATGCCGATCTGGCACGCATCGATGACATGGTTGCTTCCTTTGCGGATGACGGCTGGGATATTGTAAGACATAATCTCACAATGGATCCCAATGCTTTTGTCGAGAACCGTACAATCGGAACCCTGTTAGTAGAAAAGGGAAACGGTGTTCTGCCAGTTACTTTGGTGAACGACAAAATTGTAAAAATGCGCGAGTATCCCTCTGCCCTTGAATTTGTCAAATGGTTCGCCGGCGAGATTGACTGA